From the Variovorax paradoxus genome, the window AGCCAGGCCGGCATGGTGATGGTCAACCTGCCGACGGCGGGTGTGGACTATCACGTGCCGTTCGGCGGCCGCAAGGGTTCGAGCTACGGTCCGCGCGAGCAGGGCAAGTACGCGCAGGAGTTCTTCACTACCGTGAAGACTGCCTATACGCTGGCCTGATTCGTTCGGTCTGCTGTTTTCTCAAGCCCCCGGTTGGGGGCTTTTTTGTGGACGCTTCTGGGCGAGTGCACAGGCCGCCGCATACCTGCTCCCTCCGCGAATGTCCCCCGGCCTGCGGCCTCCTCCTTGATTTCGCTGCGGGAAGCACCCGACGCCTTGCGCACTGGGAGTGCGGTTGCAGCGTTCGGGGGATCAACCGCTGCGGCGAATTGCCGGCCTTGCGACCCAGCCGGTACGTTCGAGACGTCTGCACGTTTGCTGACCTTCGCCAATTTGCCGTGAACCTGCTTGCGGCTCAAAGAACCCGCAGCACCTCGAACTGCTGCCGGATGGGAGCGCCCTGTATCGACACCTCATCACCCTCGCATTTGCCCAGCATGGCCCTGCCCAAAGGGGCTTCGCTGCTGATGACCTGAACAAGCAGATCGCCGCTGACCAATTTCATGCTGCCCCCAGCCGGACCGAGAAAGATTTGTTGCTGCTGGTCGTCGGAATCAACCAGGCTGACCAGCGAACCGAGCTCTATGCCTTTGCCGGCATCGTAGGGACGCGGGCGGAATCGGCGCCAATCGGCCATCGCCTCGCGTATGGCTTCGGCGCGCCGAGATTGGCCGGTGGCCAGGTAGGCGGCTTCGAGTCCCAATGTGTCGTACTTGTTTTCGGCGATGTTCTCTTCGTGCGTCGCCGTTTCATGCGCTTCCCGCGCTGCCTGTTCGGCTTGCAACAGGTCTTCGGCGAGCCGTTGCAGCACCTGCTGTTGCAGAAAGAATTTATCCATGGCGAAGGTCGGTGTCTCAAAAAAGCGAGAGGAGATTTTGATCACGAAGCGCTTCAGAACCTTCGACATTTCTGTTGGCGGCAGGTTGACTTCAGCGATGCGCCCGTGGCCGACATATGCGGTTTTCGAAAGCGGACGCTCGCGGAAGGTCCGTATCAGAGCACGACGTACAGCTGCTTCGGGCCGTTGCAGTCGTCCGCATTTCTGAACAGCTTTCCGCAAACCTGTCGCTCGTGCCTGAGAGTGCAGGGCTGCCATCATTAGTTCAATAATCGTTGTATAGTCGAATGATGGAAGAAATCGACGCCGTCCGATCCCTTGCTGCCCTGGCACAAGCGTTGCGCCTGCGCTTGTTCCGCGCACTGGTCGTCGCCGGCCCCGAAGGCCACACCCCGGGCGCGCTTGCCGAATACCTGGGAGTGGCCGGCAACACATTGTCTTTCCACCTCAAGGAGTTGACGCATGCCGGTCTGGTCACGCAGGAGCGGCAGGGTCGCAACCTGGTCTACCGCGCTTCCTTCACCACGATGACCGAGTTGCTGGGCTACCTCACCGAGAACTGCTGCGAAGGCGCGGCGTGCTCGGCCACTGATGCGGCAGCGTCCTGCCGCTGCTGACCCTCACGCGGCCCGCCTGGGCCGTGTTCTCCTCTTCCCATAGAAGGCCCACGCCATGCTCGCGGCCATCCTGATCTTCCTGTTCACACTTGTGCTGGTCATCTGGCAACCTCGTGGCCTCGGCATCGGCTGGAGCGCTTCGCTCGGCGCCGTGCTGGCCCTGGTCTTCGGCGTTGTGCACCTGGCCGACATCGCCGTGGTTTGGGGCATCGTCTGGAACGCGACCGCCACGTTCGTGGCCGTCATCATCATCAGCCTGCTGCTGGACGAAGCCGGCTTCTTCGAATGGGCCGCGCTGCACGTGGCTCGCTGGGGCGGCGGCAACGGCCGCCGGCTGTTCGCTTTCATCGTGCTGCTGGGCGCGGCCGCGGCGGCCCTGTTCGCCAACGATGGCGCGGCGCTGATCCTCACGCCAATCGTGATGGCGATGCTGGTCGCACTAGGCTTTTCGCCGGCCGCTACGCTGGCCTTCGTGATGGCCGCCGGCTTCATCGCCGACACGGCCAGCCTGCCGCTGGTCGTGTCCAACCTGGTCAACATCGTGTCGGCCGACTTCTTCGGCATCGGCTTCAACCAGTACGCGGCCGTGATGGTGCCGGTCAACATCGCCGCCGTGCTGGCCAGCCTGCTGGTGCTGCTGCTGTACTTCGGCCGGGGCGTACCGGCGCGCTACGACCTGGCCCAACTCAAGACGCCGGCCCAGGCTATCCGCGAGCCAGCCACCTTCCGCGCGGGCTGGGTGGTGCTGGTTCTGCTGTTGGTCGGCTTCTTCGGACTGGAGCCGCTGGGCGTGCCAGTCAGCGCAGTCGCGGCCGTGGCCGCCGCGGTGCTGCTGGCCGTCGCGGCCCGGGGACACGTCATCAGCACACGCAAGGTGCTGCACGGCGCGCCCTGGCAGATCGTGGTCTTCTCGCTGGGCATGTATCTGGTGGTCTACGGCTTGCGCAATTCCGGCCTGACCGACCGCATCGCCGCGCTGCTGGATCTGTTCGCGCAGGGCGGCATCTGGGGTGCGACGCTGGGCACGGGCGTCCTCACGGCCTTGCTGTCCTCGGTCATGAACAACATGCCCACGGTGCTCATCGGCGCGCTGTCCATCGACGCATCGCAGGCCAGCGGCGTGGTCAAAGAGGCCATGGTCTACGCCAACGTGATCGGCTGCGACCTCGGCCCAAAGATCACGCCCATCGGCAGCCTGGCCACGCTGCTGTGGCTGCACGTGCTCCAGAAGAAGGGGACCACCATCGCCTGGGGCTACTACTTCCGCGCAGGCATCGTGCTGACGCTGCCCGTGCTGCTGGTGACGCTGGCGGCCCTGGCCCTGCGGCTCAGCCTGGCCTGAGCGTGCACACCGTCCAACTAGGAACCGACCATGAGCGACATCACGATTTACCACAACCCCGCCTGCGGCACGTCGCGCAACACGCTGGCGATGATCCGCAACAGCGGCGAGGAACCCCAGGTCATCGAGTACCTGAAGACGCCGCCCGACCGGGCCACGCTGCAAGGGCTGATCGCCGCCATGGGCATCACGCCGCGCGCGCTGCTGCGCAAGAAGGGCACGCCCTACGAAGCACTCGGCCTGGACAGTGACTCATGGACCGACGCGCAGTTGATCGACTTCATGCTGCAGGAACCCATCCTCATCAACCGACCCATCGTCATCACGCCGCTGGGCACGCGGCTGTGCCGGCCTTCGGAAGCCGTGCTGGACCTGCTGCCGCAGCCGCAGCGAGGCGCCTTCACCAAGGAAGACGGCGAGGCCGTCATCGACGACAAGGGGGGCCGCATTGCAAAGCCCTGAACTGCCCAACATCGACGTCGACCACTTCCGCCAGCCCGACCTGGCGCGGCTGCTGCCGGCCGAGCGCGCAACCCATCCGCCGCGCATCCTGCTGCTCTATGGGTCCGTGCGTGAGCGCTCGTACAGCCGGCTCGTGACCGAGGAAGCGGCGCGGCTTCTGCAGGCCATGGGCGCCGAGCCGCGCATCTTCGATCCACGCGGCCTGCCGCAACCCGATGGTGCGCCCGAAGACCATCCCAAAGTGCAGGAGCTGCGCGACCTGGCGCAGTGGTCCGAGGGCATGGTGTGGTGCTCGCCCGAGCGGCACGGGGCCATGACCGGCATCATGAAGTCGCAGATCGACTGGATACCGCTGTCGGTCGGATCGGTGCGGCCCACGCAGGGCAAGACGCTGGCCGTCATGGAGGTGTCTGGCGGCTCGCAGTCCTTCAACGCGGTGAACCAACTGCGCGTGCTGGGCCGCTGGATGCGCATGCTGACCATCCCTAACCAGTCGTCGGTGGCCAAGGCCTTCGCCGAGTTCGAGGAAGACGGCCGCATGAAGCCCTCGCCCTACTACGAGCGCGTGGTGGACGTGATGGAAGAACTGGTGAAGTTCACGCTGCTGACGCGTGACTGCGCGGGCTACCTGGTAGACCGCTACAGCGAGCGGCGCGAAAGCGCCGAGGCGCTGTCCACGCGGGTCAGCCTGCGCAGCATCTGAAGCCTGGGACAGAACTCAAAAGCGGCCGCTTGCGACTGGCGGCTGATGGCCGATGCCGGCCGGTCAGTCTCGGAGGACGAATTCGACAGGAAATTCTGTCCACATCGCGCTTGGCGCGCCATGGACGGTTCCGTGGTTGTAGCGTTCGCACCCTGCCGCCTCGATCGCCGCACGATCTAAGGCCGGGAAACCGCTTGTTTGCTTCCGCGTTGCCAGGGGCTTTACGGATCGCAGAAGAAGACCTGAATGTCCATGAAGATCGTGAAACGCCTGTGCGCGGCCATCTCCTTGCCTCGATCCCAGGTCAATGACTTGTAGAGTTCCTGAGGCAGCTTTCGCGCATTCTTGATCAGTGCATCGACGACCGTCTCGGTGTCCTTGCCAGCCACCTTCGCCAACATCAGGTAGTGCGTCGTTCGCTCGACCAGAGCCGCGATCTGGCCGTTGCCGCTACCGAAGACCAAGTCGCCTTCCCAGTGACCAGGCACTGCTCGATCTTCGACAGACGCCGGCCGCTCGCTGATGGAGACCGCATCAACAATCTGGCCATTACCTGGGGTCTTCTGCGTGTAGTAACGCGAGCGGTGCATGCCTCCTATACCGCATCGCGCTCGCGCGATGGGCGGACGGCGTACGCCCGGACACGCGATCGCCGCGCAGTCCGGAGGACGCCTCCGGGTTACCACACCGCGCGCACGCCCACGGCCCCCGGATCGAGGACTTCACAAACAGCGGCGCCGCAGACCAACCAATACCTAAGCCGAAGGCGCCCGGCGACTGCGCCGCATCAGGAGCTCGATCAGCTCGAACACACCTTCGCTGATCAGCGCCAACGCAGCAGCCGGGAGCGCCCCCGCCATCAAAAGCTCGCGGTCGTTCAATGCCAGCCCCGTCACGATGCGCTCACCGAAGCCGCCCGCGCCGATGAAGGCCGCGATGGTGGCGGTGCCGATGGCAATCGCCGTGGCCGTTCGCACGCCTGCCAGCAAGGTCGGCAATGCGAGCGGCAACAGCACCAGCTGCAGGCTCTGCGGTGGCGTCATGCCCAGCGCCGTGCCGGCCAACCGCAGGCCGGCCGGCACCTCGGCCAACCCCGTGACCGTGTTGCGCATGATCGGCAGCAGCGAGTACAGCGTGAGCGCGATCAACGCGGGCAGGGCGCCGATGGCGCCGAGCATCGAGATCAGCACCGCCAGCAACGCCAGCGACGGCACAGTCTGCATCAGGCTCGCGATGCCCAGCACGACAGCGCGCAGCCGCACGTGCGGAAACACCAGGATCGCGATCGGCACGCCGATGAGGATGGCGATGCCCACCGACAGCGCCACCAGCAGCAGGTGCTGGCGCGCGAGCTTCCACAGGTCGGGTCCGAACAGCTTCGCCATGAAGCCGCGGCGCTCTTCGCCGGGTTGCGCCTTCGCGTCCTTGCCGGTGCTCGCGAGAAAGTCGCGCGCGATCGCGTCGAAAGGCACGCTCTGCAGTTCGGCGCGCGCGTTCATCGCGATCATGGCGTGCTCGTCGATGCGGCCTTCGAGCGTCTTCAGCGCGGTCCAGGCCTTTGGCAGGCGCGTGGGCAGGTCGAGCCTGTAGAGCACGACGGCGTCGTAGCGCGGAAAGTACTTCCTGTCGTCTTCCAGCACGCGCAGCCCGAGGTGGTCGATCTTGGCGTCGGTGGTGTAGATGTCGATCACGTCGATCTGCTTCGCGGCCACCGCGTCGTAGGCCAGCCCGTGGTCGAGCCCGGTGGGCGCCTGCGTGAAGCCGTAGCGCCCGGCCAGGCCCTTCCAGCCGTCGGCGCGGCCGATGAATTCGTTCGACAGGCCCAGCTTGAGTTCGGGGTGCTTCGCCAGGTCGCTCAGCGTGCGCAGGCCCAGCCGGTCGGCGTCGGCCGCGCGCACCGCGAGCGCATAGCCGTCGTTGAAGCCCAGCGGGATCGCCACGCCCAGGCCAAGGTGCGCGAGCGCCGCGTTCATGGCCTCGCGCGTGTCGGCCGGCGTACCCTTGAGAATCTCGAGGGCGATGGTGCCGGTGTATTCGGCATAGAGGTCGATGGCGCCCGAGCGCAGCGCCTCGTACACGATGGCGGTGTTGCCCAGCCCCTGCCGCACGACCGGCGGCGACGCAGTGTGCGGCGCGGCCGTCTGCGCCAGCAGCTCGGCCAGGATGTACGACTCGGTGAAGCGTTTGGAGCCCACGCGCAAGGTCTCGTCCGCGGCCTGCGCGGCCGGGGCCATGCCGAACCATGCGACGCAGAGCAGCAGGGCAATTCGCCACAGGCGACGGGGCAGGTGATGCATCGCGGGCAGTTTAAAGACAACGCGGCATTCGGCGTACCCGCCAATCTCCTACACGCCGTCGTGCGCGCAACCGATGCGCCGGGCCGCCTGCCGGGCGCACTATCGCTCCATGAAGTCTTCTCCCCCCAAGGCCTCGATGCCCGGCACCGACCAGCCCGATTCCCTGCCCAGCACCGACGTGCACGGATTGCGCGATCTTCCCGGTGTGCACGTCGAGGGCTACAGCCTTCAGCTGCGCGACAAGGACGGCTTCGTCGGCGACCAGGCCAGCCAGACAGCGTTCAGGGAACTGCTCGAGCGCTGGCGCAAGCGGCGCCGCAAGAAGGGCAAGGACCCGCTGGGCGACCTGCATTCGCGCGACCTGAGCAAGAAGGAACTCGACCGCGTGCTCGGCGCCAAGAAGGCCTCGGAGGCCGGCGACGTGATGCACGGCGTGATCGAGGAGTTCACCGAGGAACTGGCCTCGGTGATCCAGCGCTTCCTGCGCCAGCCTTCATGGAACAAGGTCGAACGCATCGTCATCGGTGGAGGTTTCCCGGAAAGCGACGTGGGCGAGCGCGCGGTGCTGCAGACGGCCGCGATTCTGGAAGAGCAGGGCCTGCACGTTCAAATGGGCCGGCTCTCGCACAACGTGGACGACGGTGGGCTGATCGGCTGGGTGCACCTCACGCCGCCCGCCTTGCTGCGCAAGTACGACGCCATCCTGGCGGTCGACATCGGCGGCACCAACGTGCGCTGCGGCATCGTGAAGACGCGCTTCCGCAAGGCCAGCGACTTCTCGCGCGCGGAGGTGGTGCGCCGCGAGAAATGGCGCCACGCCGACGAAGGCCCCAACCGCAGCCTGATGGTCGAGCACATCGCCGACATGCTGATGGACATGGTGCGTTACAGCGAGCGCAAGCAGATCCGGCTCGCGCCCTTCATCGGCATCGGCTGCCCGGGGCTGATCCGTCCCGATGGGTCCATCGCGCGCGGCGCGCAGAACCTGCCGGGCGACTGGGAGAGCCATGCCTTCCACCTGCCGACGGCCGTGTGGCGGCGCATGCTCACGCTTGGCGCCGATCCGATGCTGGTGCTGATGCACAACGACGCGGTGGTCCAAGGCCTGAGCGAACTGCCCTTCATGCGTGACGTGAAGCACTGGGGCGTCCTCACCATCGGCACCGGGCTGGGCAACGTCAGCTTCACGAACACGCCGACGCCGCAGGAACTCAAAGCGGTGAAGAAGAAGACGGAGAAGCCGGCGGAGCTGAAGAAACCGAAAGCTGGGGCGTCACGCGGGTGAGCGCGGACACGCTGGCGGTGTTGCCTGCCGCATCCACGGCGCGCGCCTCGATGTTCGCGTAGCCCGCGGCCGCAGGCGTCCAGCTGCAGGAGTAGGGCGCTGCCTGCAGGCTGCACACGGTCTTGCCGTCGACGATGAAGCTCAGGCGCGCCACGCTGCCCGAGGCGTTGGCCTCGAGTTGCGCAGGCGCCTTCGCGGCGGCGGCAGGCGGAGCCGTCAGTGCGATGGCCGGCGGCGTGGCGATCGAAGGCGGCTGCACCAGCACGTTGGCTGATGCCTGCGCGGTGTTGCCCGCCGCATCCATGCCGATGACGCGGATCGTCTGCATGCCCGCGCTCGTGGGCGTCCAGCTGCACGTGTAGGGCGGCGCGGTGAAGGTGCAGATCGGAAAGCTGTCGCTGCCCACCACCTTGACGCCCCACACGCCCACGTTGTCCACCACCGCAGGTGCGATCACCGTGGGCTGGCCGACCGTGGCGGTGGCCGGCGCGGCGAGCGACACGGTGGGCGGCGTCAGGTCGATGCCGCCGAGCGCCAGGTCGATGGAGAACATCGCGCGGCCCTGGACCGCCTTCTGCTCGAAGGCATCGAAGATGGTGAACCAGCTCGCGCCCGGTGCGCGGTTGGCCGCGTGCGCCTTCACCAGCAGCGTGGTCTTGCCGACGGCGAAGCAGCTGAAGCCGCATTCCCAGTCGAACACGAAGCGGCCCGATGCGTCGGCCGCGCCCGTCACCAGCATCACCAGCGGCTTGCCGGCGCCCGGGTTGCGCCACACCGACACCAGCGCGCCGGGCAGGGCGGCGCCGGTGTCCCGGTCGGTCACGCGGACCTGCGTGGCCGTGGTGCCGGCCATGAACTTCGAGCTGCCGAGCTTGGGCCAGTCGGTCCAGTCGGTGTCGATGTTGGCCTTGGTGCCGGGCGTGAAGCGGATCATCTCCAGCGTCGCGATGCGGTTGGCGGCCGGGTCTCGCCGCGGCTCGAACACCGTGCCGAGCAGCGGGTCGAGGCGCCAGTCCTGGCGCGTCCACCAGTAGCGGTCGCCTTCATTGGCCAGGGCCAGGTCGACGATGGGCGCGACGCCGGTGGTGTCGGTCACGGCGATCCCGTTGTAGTACTCGCCCGCGCCGGCGCCGAACACATGCTCGAGTTCGTGCAGCAGCGTCTTCAGCTGGCGGCCCAGGTAGTCCTTCTCGGTCGATTCGGGCACGCCGGGGCTGGGCGCGCGCGAGAGGCGCAGCGGGTCGTGGATGGCCACCCAGTTCAGGTTCCAGGCCACGCCCTTCTGCGGAAAGGTCCAGCTGGTCGAGAGGCCGCTGTGGCTGTAGCCGCGCGTGGACTTGTCGATGCACACGACCACTTCGCCGTTGACCAGGCCGTTGTGGACGCACTGCGGCGCTGCCGCGGGCGGCACCAGTTGCAGGTCGGTGGCGGGATCGAAGACGAAGCTGCGCACCGTCTCGCGCGTGAACACCGTGTTGACGTCGGCCACGTATTGCGCGAGGCGGCGGCCTGTTTCCGCTGCGCCGATGTCGGCGGCCAGCGCGGGGTCGACGATGAGCTTCAGGCGGTGCACGCTGGGCGCGGCACGGCCGATGTCGTCCATGGCGGCGTGCGCGAACGTGGGAGCGGCCGTCATTCCACAGACCGCGAGCAATGTTGGAAGCGCGGCGCTTGCCAGCGCACGCAGCGAGAGCAGGGCTCTCATGGGTCATACCCCGGGGCCGGGGTCAACTACCGGAACCGGTGGAATTCTAGTGGCGGCGTTCCGTTTGTTTCACAAACGTTGCATTTGTGCACCAGGATTACAGCTGGAAGGCTACCGTGAGCAGCAGCCCTTCGGCCAGGTCGCGCATCAGCCCCGGGCGCCGCGCGCGATAGGGCTCGCCGGCCGAGGCGGTGGTCTCGATCCATTCGGCCAGCCATTCGATTTCCGTTGCGCCGTAGAACACCACCGCTGCCTCGTGGTTCAGCAGCAGGCTGCGCAAATCGAGGTTGATCGATCCGCACATGGCCAGTTCGTCGTCGACCACCACCGCCTTGGCGTGCGCCATGAACGGCAGCATGCGAAAGCTCACGCCCGCGCGCGCCAGGTCGCGCATGGCGCGTGCGCGCACGAAGTCGGCCAGCCGGTGGTTGGACACGGCCGGCATCGCGATGGTCACCTGCACGCCGCGCCGTGCCGCCAGCCGCAGCGCGTCGCGCAGGCCGTCGCCGGGCACGAAGTAGGGCGTGATCGCCAGGATGCGGTGCTCGGCACGGAAGCACGCGTCGATGAGCAGCGCATGCGCCGTGTCTTCCGTCTGGTCGGGGCCGCTCGGCAGGAACTGCGCCATGGCCGAGCCCTGTCCTTCGGGCACGTCGTCGCAGGTGATGGCGCGCGCCTTGCGGCTGCGCACGGAACTCCAGTCGTGGTCGAACTGGCGCGCCGCCGCCGCGGCCACGCTGCCGCGCAGGTCGAAGGACAGGTCGTGCCAGGCCTCGGGATGTTTCTCGTTGCCGGTGAAGTACTCGCCCGCCAGGTTGCGTCCGCCCGACCACAGCCAGCTGTCGTCCG encodes:
- a CDS encoding GreA/GreB family elongation factor, yielding MDKFFLQQQVLQRLAEDLLQAEQAAREAHETATHEENIAENKYDTLGLEAAYLATGQSRRAEAIREAMADWRRFRPRPYDAGKGIELGSLVSLVDSDDQQQQIFLGPAGGSMKLVSGDLLVQVISSEAPLGRAMLGKCEGDEVSIQGAPIRQQFEVLRVL
- a CDS encoding helix-turn-helix domain-containing protein, producing MEEIDAVRSLAALAQALRLRLFRALVVAGPEGHTPGALAEYLGVAGNTLSFHLKELTHAGLVTQERQGRNLVYRASFTTMTELLGYLTENCCEGAACSATDAAASCRC
- a CDS encoding arsenic transporter — protein: MLAAILIFLFTLVLVIWQPRGLGIGWSASLGAVLALVFGVVHLADIAVVWGIVWNATATFVAVIIISLLLDEAGFFEWAALHVARWGGGNGRRLFAFIVLLGAAAAALFANDGAALILTPIVMAMLVALGFSPAATLAFVMAAGFIADTASLPLVVSNLVNIVSADFFGIGFNQYAAVMVPVNIAAVLASLLVLLLYFGRGVPARYDLAQLKTPAQAIREPATFRAGWVVLVLLLVGFFGLEPLGVPVSAVAAVAAAVLLAVAARGHVISTRKVLHGAPWQIVVFSLGMYLVVYGLRNSGLTDRIAALLDLFAQGGIWGATLGTGVLTALLSSVMNNMPTVLIGALSIDASQASGVVKEAMVYANVIGCDLGPKITPIGSLATLLWLHVLQKKGTTIAWGYYFRAGIVLTLPVLLVTLAALALRLSLA
- the arsC gene encoding arsenate reductase (glutaredoxin) (This arsenate reductase requires both glutathione and glutaredoxin to convert arsenate to arsenite, after which the efflux transporter formed by ArsA and ArsB can extrude the arsenite from the cell, providing resistance.): MSDITIYHNPACGTSRNTLAMIRNSGEEPQVIEYLKTPPDRATLQGLIAAMGITPRALLRKKGTPYEALGLDSDSWTDAQLIDFMLQEPILINRPIVITPLGTRLCRPSEAVLDLLPQPQRGAFTKEDGEAVIDDKGGRIAKP
- the arsH gene encoding arsenical resistance protein ArsH, encoding MQSPELPNIDVDHFRQPDLARLLPAERATHPPRILLLYGSVRERSYSRLVTEEAARLLQAMGAEPRIFDPRGLPQPDGAPEDHPKVQELRDLAQWSEGMVWCSPERHGAMTGIMKSQIDWIPLSVGSVRPTQGKTLAVMEVSGGSQSFNAVNQLRVLGRWMRMLTIPNQSSVAKAFAEFEEDGRMKPSPYYERVVDVMEELVKFTLLTRDCAGYLVDRYSERRESAEALSTRVSLRSI
- a CDS encoding glycine betaine ABC transporter substrate-binding protein, with protein sequence MHHLPRRLWRIALLLCVAWFGMAPAAQAADETLRVGSKRFTESYILAELLAQTAAPHTASPPVVRQGLGNTAIVYEALRSGAIDLYAEYTGTIALEILKGTPADTREAMNAALAHLGLGVAIPLGFNDGYALAVRAADADRLGLRTLSDLAKHPELKLGLSNEFIGRADGWKGLAGRYGFTQAPTGLDHGLAYDAVAAKQIDVIDIYTTDAKIDHLGLRVLEDDRKYFPRYDAVVLYRLDLPTRLPKAWTALKTLEGRIDEHAMIAMNARAELQSVPFDAIARDFLASTGKDAKAQPGEERRGFMAKLFGPDLWKLARQHLLLVALSVGIAILIGVPIAILVFPHVRLRAVVLGIASLMQTVPSLALLAVLISMLGAIGALPALIALTLYSLLPIMRNTVTGLAEVPAGLRLAGTALGMTPPQSLQLVLLPLALPTLLAGVRTATAIAIGTATIAAFIGAGGFGERIVTGLALNDRELLMAGALPAAALALISEGVFELIELLMRRSRRAPSA
- a CDS encoding ROK family protein gives rise to the protein MKSSPPKASMPGTDQPDSLPSTDVHGLRDLPGVHVEGYSLQLRDKDGFVGDQASQTAFRELLERWRKRRRKKGKDPLGDLHSRDLSKKELDRVLGAKKASEAGDVMHGVIEEFTEELASVIQRFLRQPSWNKVERIVIGGGFPESDVGERAVLQTAAILEEQGLHVQMGRLSHNVDDGGLIGWVHLTPPALLRKYDAILAVDIGGTNVRCGIVKTRFRKASDFSRAEVVRREKWRHADEGPNRSLMVEHIADMLMDMVRYSERKQIRLAPFIGIGCPGLIRPDGSIARGAQNLPGDWESHAFHLPTAVWRRMLTLGADPMLVLMHNDAVVQGLSELPFMRDVKHWGVLTIGTGLGNVSFTNTPTPQELKAVKKKTEKPAELKKPKAGASRG
- a CDS encoding Ig-like domain-containing protein, whose amino-acid sequence is MRALLSLRALASAALPTLLAVCGMTAAPTFAHAAMDDIGRAAPSVHRLKLIVDPALAADIGAAETGRRLAQYVADVNTVFTRETVRSFVFDPATDLQLVPPAAAPQCVHNGLVNGEVVVCIDKSTRGYSHSGLSTSWTFPQKGVAWNLNWVAIHDPLRLSRAPSPGVPESTEKDYLGRQLKTLLHELEHVFGAGAGEYYNGIAVTDTTGVAPIVDLALANEGDRYWWTRQDWRLDPLLGTVFEPRRDPAANRIATLEMIRFTPGTKANIDTDWTDWPKLGSSKFMAGTTATQVRVTDRDTGAALPGALVSVWRNPGAGKPLVMLVTGAADASGRFVFDWECGFSCFAVGKTTLLVKAHAANRAPGASWFTIFDAFEQKAVQGRAMFSIDLALGGIDLTPPTVSLAAPATATVGQPTVIAPAVVDNVGVWGVKVVGSDSFPICTFTAPPYTCSWTPTSAGMQTIRVIGMDAAGNTAQASANVLVQPPSIATPPAIALTAPPAAAAKAPAQLEANASGSVARLSFIVDGKTVCSLQAAPYSCSWTPAAAGYANIEARAVDAAGNTASVSALTRVTPQLSVSSAPPASPSSSSPL
- a CDS encoding phospholipase D-like domain-containing protein — its product is MTGFSRFDWLPTPSQHFLVVTFALLVYVLTTRARREQRAPTTAIAWVMGLVLMPYFILPMYLLFGQRKLRPAGSPRPPRSVPPGHWAADLIESFGLAPPGRCAIRMHADGAGAREALWQVIDGARERIDVCTFIIGNDALGHAVLERLAQRAREGIKVRVLLDGFGALSLPRHHFDRLRAAGGEVAVFRPFFSLRRIGPRNLRNHRKFTIADDSWLWSGGRNLAGEYFTGNEKHPEAWHDLSFDLRGSVAAAAARQFDHDWSSVRSRKARAITCDDVPEGQGSAMAQFLPSGPDQTEDTAHALLIDACFRAEHRILAITPYFVPGDGLRDALRLAARRGVQVTIAMPAVSNHRLADFVRARAMRDLARAGVSFRMLPFMAHAKAVVVDDELAMCGSINLDLRSLLLNHEAAVVFYGATEIEWLAEWIETTASAGEPYRARRPGLMRDLAEGLLLTVAFQL